Part of the Georgenia sp. TF02-10 genome, TAGACCTTCACGACGGCGTCGTCGTGAACGACACCGCACACGATGCGGCAGTGGACCCGACCACCGACACCTTGGTGGTCCTGGACGCGGCCGGGCTACACGCCTACGACGCCGACGACCAACCGTTGTGGTCGCTCTCCGTCGATGACCAGACCACCATCGAGGCGATCGGCGGGGTCTTCCTCTACCTGCGCGAAGGCGGCGCGATCCGGGTTCACAACGTCATTACTGGCGATGTCGCCCAAGCCTACGAACCCGACGGGCAAGGGCCGATCATCGTCCCCTCGCACATCACGATCAACGGAGCCTCGCTTCTGCTCGACGGCAACCGTCCACTGCTGGCCACCATCTCAGACGTCTTCACCGGCGAGGAGCGCGGCCCATGAGGCACGCGACGAGCGGCGTGCGATGACCTCGCCGGTGGCCGCGGTGGACTCGACGTGGCGAGCGCCGCGCTCATGCTCTGGGACGACCCCACCGTCACCTGACCGGCAGGTCGTTCTGGCCGGTAAGCGAGGCCGCGTGGGACCTGAGCGACCCTCGATGTCGCAGCCCCTGGCGGTGCGGGATGGTCGCCTGATGAGGCATCAGCGTCAGCGCCAGCGCATGGTCATGAAGAACCCGACGATCATCACGCCGAAGCCGATCGCCAGGTTCCAGTTGCCCAGTCCGGGGATGGGGTAGCCGCCCTTGGTGAGGTACGTGACGACGACGACGGCCAGCCCGAGCACCATGAGCGTCACCATGGTCGGCGCCCACCAGCGCGGGCTGGGCCGCTGTGCCGCCGACGCGGCGGCGGCCTCGCCGGTGGCAGTCACGGGCTTGCGCTTCTTGGACTCGGGCATCTCGTTCTCCTCGTGCTCTGGGGCGTAGCCGTCGCGGCCTGGTCAGCACCCGGGCGCGGGGACGGCGGGCAGGGCGGCAGCGCTACCGTAGTGTCGCATGCACCTCCCGGGGACCGGGCGGCAGCGCGGGCTGGGTGAGCCGGCCGTGACCCTCGTGCGGCGGCAGCACGGGGCGATCGGGGAACCTTGCCGCAGGGGGTGGCGGCACCAGCGCCAGGGGTGGCGGCACCGGCTGCGGTGGCGACACCGACCGCGCGGACGGCACCGACCGCGGGGACGGCACCGGACCCGCGGCACCGGCCCCGGGGCGCCGGACCCGTGGCACTGGCCGCGAGAGCAGCTGCGGCACGGACCGATGGACAGCCGACCGATGGACAGCCGACCGGGAGGACCGAGGAGGGGTGATGGCCCACCTGTGGCACCGCCTCGTGGCGAGCCTGCGCGGCGCCTCCCTCGCTACCGGGCTGGTCGGCCTCGTCGCCGGGCTGATGTTCGCCACGAGCGCCTCGGTCTTCGCGGGCCAGTCCTCCCGGGAGGCCCTCGACCTCGAGGACCTCGCGCGCGCCGAGTCCGAGCGGCTCACCGAGCTGCAGAACGACAACGCCGCGCTCCGCGAGAGCATCCAGCCCTACCTCGACGGGCAGTCCACCACCGACGCGCCCGGCGCCGGCGCCGAGCTGGACGCGTTCGCCGCCGGCCGGCAGCCGGTGCGCGGGCCAGGCCTGCAGGTCGAGCTGTGGGACGCCCCGGCGGAGGCCCGCACCGGCGAGCTCGCCCCCGACGCGCTCGTCGTGCACCAGCAGGACCTCGAGGCCGTGATGAACGCGCTGTGGGGCGGCGGCGCCGAGGCCATGGCCGTCCAGGGGCACCGGGTGGTGTCCACCACCGGGGTGCGGTGCGTGGGCAACGTCCTGCACATCGAGGGCCGGACCTACTCCCCGCCCTACCGGATCGAGGCCATCGGCGACCCGGACCAGCTGCACGAGGCGCTGCTCGCCGACCCAGGGGTGCAGATCTACCAGCAGTACGTCGACGCCGTCGGGCTGGGGTGGTCGGTCCGCGACGTCGAGCGCATGCACCTGCCCGCCTTCGAGGGTTCGCTCGTCCTGCACCAGGCCCAGGTGCTGGCACCATGACCGCATTGCAAGCAAGCACCGCAAGCACCGCGCTGCGCGCAGCGCACCGTCCGCAGCGCACCGCACGCACCGCACCGTGACCGCTGACCCCGGCTACGTCCCCAGGAGAACCGTGAGCCACATCCTCGTCGTCGACAACTACGACAGCTTCGTCTACACCATCGTCGGCTACCTCCAGCAGCTCGGGGCCCGGACGACGGTGGTGCGCAACGACGCCGTGCCCGCCCTGACCGGCTACGACGGCGTCCTGATCTCGCCCGGCCCCGGCACGCCCAAGGAGGCCGGCGCGTCGATGGCGGTCATCGAGGACTGCGCGGACCGCGAGCTGCCCATGCTGGGGGTGTGCCTGGGGCACCAGGCGCTCGCCGAGGCGTTCGGCGGCACCGTGACCCACGCCGCGGAGCTCATGCACGGCAAGACCTCCGCGGTCGAGCACGATGGCACCGGGGTCTTCGCCGGGCTGCCGTCCCCGCTCACCGCCACCCGGTACCACTCCCTCGCCGTCGTCCGGGACACCGTCCCCGCGGAGCTGGACATCACCGCGGCGACGGCGTCCGGCCTCGTCATGGGACTGCAGCATCGGGACCTGCCGCTGCACGGGGTGCAGTTCCACCCCGAGTCGGTGCTCACCGAGGGCGGGCACCGGCTGCTCGCGAACTGGCTCGCGACGACCGGGGACGCCGCAGCGGTGGACCGCTCGGCAGGGCTCGCACCCCGGGTGGCGCACCGGGGCTGACGGCGCGGCCGCTGCGTCGGGCACAGCCCGGCGACGTCACCGGTGCGGTGAACGGGGCGACGGCGGGTGTCGGATGCGACGTCACCGAGGCGCCGGGCGAGCCCGACCAGGGGGCACGGTCGACCTGGCAGCACGGTCGCTGTCGGGCTCAGCGCCGACCGGCAGCGAACCGCCGTCGGCCCGACCCCGCCCAGCGGCGCGGCCCGCCGCCGGCCTCAGCCCCGCTCGGCGGCGTTCTGCCGCGCCCGGGCGTTGGCGTTCGCGTTCGGCCCGGGCGGCCCGCCCGCCTCGTCCTCCCCGGTCGGCGTCTCCGTCGGGGTCTCCGTCGCGGGCTCGGTGGGCGTCTCCGTGGGCGTCTCGGTCGCCGTCGGTGTGGGCGTCGGGGTGGGGGACGGGCTCGGCGGCGGGGGCGGCTCCTCGGCCACCGTGAGGGTGATCGTCGTGCCCCGCTCGACGACGCCGGCCGGGTGGGACTGGCCGATGACGGTGCCGGGGGCGGCCTCCGCCGTCTGCTGGGTCTCGATGCGGTAGTTCAGGTCCAGCTCGTCCAGGACGCCGGTGGCCTCCGCCTCGGTCATGCCCACCAGGTCCACCAGCTCGACGTTGCCGCTGGCCAGGACGAGGTCGACGGCGGTGCCCGGCGGGACCGCCTCGCCGGCCTCCGGGGTGGAGCCGATCACCGCGCCGACGTCCACCGAGGCGTCGGCGTTCGCCTCCTTCACCGACCCGACCGTCAGCCCGCGCTCGTCCAGCTCCGCGCGCGCTTGCTCCTGGGACATGCCGGCGATGTCCGGGACCGTGACCGACGCCGGGCCGGAGGAGAAGGCGATCTCGACCGTGCTGCCCTCCGGCACCTCATCTCCCACCGGCGGATCGGACTCGACGAACTGCCCCTCCGGGACGTCGTCGGAGGGGACGTCGTCGACGATGCTCGGCTCCAGCCCGACGTCGGTCAGCGCCTCCCGCGCGGCGACCTGGTCCATGCCGGTCATGTCCGGCACCGCGACCGTGGTCGTCGGCGGCGTGCCGTCCTCGGGGTTCTGGAGCAGGTACACGATCCCGGCGACCGCGGCGAGGCCGAGCAGCGCGAGCAGCCAGACCCACCAGCGGGACCGGCGCGGCCGGTCCGGGCCGCCGTCGGCGTGCCCGCCGGTCGCCGTCGGCGGCTCCGCCTGCGGCGGCGGAGTGAGCGTGCGGGTGGCGGTGGCGGCCGCCAGCGGGGTGGTCGCCGCGGTGCCCGCCGCGCCGGCCGCCCAGGACGCGGCGGACGGGGCGTGCACCTCGCCGCCGCGGACCGCGGCGAGGAGGTCGGCGCGCATGTGGGCGGCGTCGGCGTAGCGGTCCTCCCGGTCCTTGGCCAGGGCCTTGAGCACGACCCGGTCCAGGACCTCGGGGATGTCGGGGGTGACCGCCGACGGCGGCTTGGGCGTCTCCCGGACGTGCTGGTAGGCGACGGCGACCGCGGAGTCCCCGGAGAACGGCGGCTGGCCGGTGAGCAGCTCGTAGAGCAGGCACCCGGTGGAGTACAGGTCCGAGCGGGCGTCGACCACCTCCCCGCGGGCCTGCTCGGGGGAGAGGTACTGCGCGGTGCCGACGACGGCGTGGGTCTGGGTCATCGTGGCGGCGGAGTCCGTCATCGCCCGGGCGATGCCGAAGTCCATCACCTTCACCGCCCCGGTGGGGGTGAGCATGATGTTCCCGGGCTTGATGTCCCGGTGCACGATGCCCTCGCGGTGGGAGTACTCCAGGGCGGAGAGCACCCCGACGACGATCTCGACCGCTTCCTCGATCGGCACCGGGTCGCCGCCGGCCAGCAGGGAGCGGACGGTGTGGCCCTCGACGTACTCCATGACGATGAAGGGCACGGCGGTGACCTGCCCGTTGGCGCTGGTGACGCGCTCCTCGCCGGTGTCGTAGACCGCGACGATCGCCGGGTGGTTCAGCGCCGCGGAGGACTGCGCCTCGCGGCGGAAGCGGGCCTGGAAGGTGACGTCGCGGGCCAGGTCGGCGCGCAGGATCTTGATGGCGACGGTCCGGGAGAGCCGGTTGTCGTAGCCGATGTGCACCTCGGCCATGCCACCGCGTCCGATGAGCTCGCCGACCTCGTACCGGCCGGCAAGCACGTGCGGGACGTCGTCCACCACTAGAGGTCCTTCGTTGTCAGGGGCAGGAGCGCCGCCGGGGCGGCGGTGGGGGCGCCGTCGGCCCCGCCAAGGGTAGCGAGGACGGCGAGCAGGAGGAGCGCGAGCACCGCGAGGACGACCACCATCGCCCGGAGCCACACCTGGTCGGCGGCGAGCTCGGCCCAGGTGGGCCGGGCCCACTGGGACCGGGCGTCCTCGGCGGCGGTGCGGGCGCGGCGGACGGAGGTGGCGGCGCCGGTCGCCGGGCCGTCGGGGGCGGCATGGGCGCGGTGGGTGCCGCGGCCGCGGCGCCGGCGGGGCGGGTACGACGGCGGCAGGCCGGCGGGCGGTTCCGGCGCCGGGGGCGGGGGTGGCGGCGGGGGAGCGGGCCGGGCGGTGCGCCGGGTCGCCGACGGCGGGGCCGGGGCGGGCGCGGCAGTCGGCGTGGGCGCGGTGGCGGCAGGTGCGGCTATGACTGATGGGGCGCTAGGTGCGGTTATGACCGGTGGGGCTGCCGGTGCGGCTGCTGAGGCGGCGGGTGCGGAGGCGCCCGGTCTAGGGGCGGGCCGAGCCGCGGCGACCTCGCGGGTGGCGGGAGCGTCCAGCCCGCCCGCGCCGCGCGGGCGGGCACCCGCGGCACCGGCGGCAGCGGCACCGGCGACCGCGGCACCCCGCCCGGCCGCGCTGGTGGCGCCCGCCGCCGCGGCTGCCCCGCCGGTCCCGAGCCCGGCCAGCACCCCCTCCAGCACCTGCGCGCAGGCCAGCGCGCTCGCCGGCCGCTGCGCCGGGTCCTTGGCGAGCATCCGCTCCACCACCTCCCGCACCGGCCCGGGCACCGTC contains:
- a CDS encoding DUF881 domain-containing protein, coding for MAHLWHRLVASLRGASLATGLVGLVAGLMFATSASVFAGQSSREALDLEDLARAESERLTELQNDNAALRESIQPYLDGQSTTDAPGAGAELDAFAAGRQPVRGPGLQVELWDAPAEARTGELAPDALVVHQQDLEAVMNALWGGGAEAMAVQGHRVVSTTGVRCVGNVLHIEGRTYSPPYRIEAIGDPDQLHEALLADPGVQIYQQYVDAVGLGWSVRDVERMHLPAFEGSLVLHQAQVLAP
- the pknB gene encoding Stk1 family PASTA domain-containing Ser/Thr kinase; its protein translation is MDDVPHVLAGRYEVGELIGRGGMAEVHIGYDNRLSRTVAIKILRADLARDVTFQARFRREAQSSAALNHPAIVAVYDTGEERVTSANGQVTAVPFIVMEYVEGHTVRSLLAGGDPVPIEEAVEIVVGVLSALEYSHREGIVHRDIKPGNIMLTPTGAVKVMDFGIARAMTDSAATMTQTHAVVGTAQYLSPEQARGEVVDARSDLYSTGCLLYELLTGQPPFSGDSAVAVAYQHVRETPKPPSAVTPDIPEVLDRVVLKALAKDREDRYADAAHMRADLLAAVRGGEVHAPSAASWAAGAAGTAATTPLAAATATRTLTPPPQAEPPTATGGHADGGPDRPRRSRWWVWLLALLGLAAVAGIVYLLQNPEDGTPPTTTVAVPDMTGMDQVAAREALTDVGLEPSIVDDVPSDDVPEGQFVESDPPVGDEVPEGSTVEIAFSSGPASVTVPDIAGMSQEQARAELDERGLTVGSVKEANADASVDVGAVIGSTPEAGEAVPPGTAVDLVLASGNVELVDLVGMTEAEATGVLDELDLNYRIETQQTAEAAPGTVIGQSHPAGVVERGTTITLTVAEEPPPPPSPSPTPTPTPTATETPTETPTEPATETPTETPTGEDEAGGPPGPNANANARARQNAAERG
- a CDS encoding cell division protein CrgA — translated: MPESKKRKPVTATGEAAAASAAQRPSPRWWAPTMVTLMVLGLAVVVVTYLTKGGYPIPGLGNWNLAIGFGVMIVGFFMTMRWR
- a CDS encoding serine/threonine-protein kinase, translating into MIPAPGLLLGGRYELTERIAVGGMGEVWQARDHRLGRTVAAKVLRAELAGDEHFLARLRAEARNTAGLRHPNLAMLLDHGEQDGSGYLVQELVRGETLADRLERERTLAPTVLLPLLVQACRGLHAAHAGGVVHRDVKPANLILTPDGGLKITDFGVSLGANQAPMTSAGMVMGTAQYLPPEQAMGRPATAAGDVYALGVVAYECLVGSRPFTGATQVDIAFAHVNTPLPALPATVPGPVREVVERMLAKDPAQRPASALACAQVLEGVLAGLGTGGAAAAAGATSAAGRGAAVAGAAAAGAAGARPRGAGGLDAPATREVAAARPAPRPGASAPAASAAAPAAPPVITAPSAPSVIAAPAATAPTPTAAPAPAPPSATRRTARPAPPPPPPPPAPEPPAGLPPSYPPRRRRGRGTHRAHAAPDGPATGAATSVRRARTAAEDARSQWARPTWAELAADQVWLRAMVVVLAVLALLLLAVLATLGGADGAPTAAPAALLPLTTKDL
- a CDS encoding aminodeoxychorismate/anthranilate synthase component II; its protein translation is MSHILVVDNYDSFVYTIVGYLQQLGARTTVVRNDAVPALTGYDGVLISPGPGTPKEAGASMAVIEDCADRELPMLGVCLGHQALAEAFGGTVTHAAELMHGKTSAVEHDGTGVFAGLPSPLTATRYHSLAVVRDTVPAELDITAATASGLVMGLQHRDLPLHGVQFHPESVLTEGGHRLLANWLATTGDAAAVDRSAGLAPRVAHRG